One Calditrichia bacterium DNA window includes the following coding sequences:
- the fabF gene encoding beta-ketoacyl-ACP synthase II, which yields MTLKRVVVTGMGALTPIGNDLQTFWKNLTAGVSGAAPITHFDASQFRTQFACELKNFDPLDHLDRKEAKRMDPYTQYAMVCAAEAIRDAGMDLEKLDKDRIGVIWASGIGGLNTFQEEISKYATGDGRPRFNPFFIPKKIANIASGMISMEYKFRGINLATVTACASSTNALIDAFNYIRLGKANIIVSGGSEAAVTAAGIGGFNAMKALSERNDSPETASRPFDVDRDGFVLGEGAGCLILEDLDHAKARGAKIYAEVIGGGISADAYHLTGTHPEGEGAVLAMTAALDDAQITPADVDHINMHATSTPLGDVSEAKAIHRLFKHSLDKVNLSATKSMTGHLLGAAGAAESIAAVLSIVDGVIPPTINTKNIDPEMPEGLNYTLGKAVKRPVNIAMSNTFGFGGHNAITVFQKFED from the coding sequence GTGCGCTCACGCCGATTGGCAACGATTTGCAAACATTCTGGAAAAATCTGACGGCCGGTGTCAGCGGCGCGGCGCCGATCACGCATTTCGATGCCAGCCAGTTCCGCACCCAGTTTGCCTGCGAACTGAAAAATTTTGATCCGCTGGATCATCTGGATCGCAAAGAAGCCAAACGGATGGACCCGTACACCCAATATGCCATGGTTTGCGCGGCCGAAGCCATTCGCGATGCCGGAATGGATCTGGAAAAACTGGATAAAGATCGCATTGGCGTCATTTGGGCATCGGGTATCGGCGGACTGAACACCTTTCAGGAAGAGATCAGCAAATACGCCACCGGCGACGGGCGACCGCGTTTCAACCCGTTTTTTATCCCGAAAAAAATTGCCAACATCGCTTCCGGCATGATTTCCATGGAATACAAATTTCGCGGTATAAATCTGGCGACGGTAACAGCCTGCGCCTCGTCCACCAATGCGTTGATCGATGCGTTCAACTACATCCGGCTGGGCAAGGCGAATATCATCGTTTCCGGCGGATCGGAAGCGGCGGTAACTGCGGCGGGTATCGGCGGTTTCAACGCGATGAAAGCGCTCTCCGAACGGAACGATTCACCGGAAACGGCATCGCGCCCGTTTGACGTGGATCGCGACGGATTTGTGCTCGGCGAAGGTGCCGGATGCCTGATTCTGGAAGATCTGGATCATGCCAAAGCACGCGGTGCCAAGATTTACGCGGAAGTAATCGGCGGCGGTATCAGCGCGGATGCGTATCACCTGACCGGGACACACCCGGAAGGCGAAGGCGCGGTTTTGGCGATGACCGCAGCGCTGGACGATGCGCAAATTACGCCGGCGGATGTCGATCACATCAACATGCATGCAACTTCCACGCCGCTCGGCGATGTGAGCGAAGCGAAAGCGATTCACCGGTTGTTCAAACATTCGCTGGATAAAGTTAACCTCAGTGCCACCAAATCGATGACCGGACACCTGCTCGGCGCAGCGGGTGCAGCGGAAAGCATCGCAGCAGTGCTGTCCATTGTGGACGGCGTTATTCCGCCGACAATTAACACCAAAAATATCGATCCGGAAATGCCGGAGGGATTGAATTACACCCTCGGCAAAGCCGTAAAACGCCCGGTGAATATTGCGATGAGCAACACCTTTGGTTTTGGCGGACACAATGCCATTACTGTTTTCCAGAAATTTGAGGACTGA